The Populus alba chromosome 13, ASM523922v2, whole genome shotgun sequence genome contains the following window.
ATCCATCTTTAGGTTTTGTTGCTGATAAACTTGCCTCAGTCTCTCTATTTCCTTCCTCAATGCTTCTTGATGAGCTGCATTTGTTCCAAATCAATTAGCTAGTCTGGTCAATCCAGTATTAAACATATATTGTGACCATCAAGCTTGAGTGCTCCAAATTCAAAACATTCAATGCATTTGAGCATGGCAAGCAAGAAACATTGTTGCATATGCAAGGTTAGTGGAGACCAAACCAGTCACATTATAGAAAATCACCGCGAAAACTCATGATTGTAGCCGGATCTATTACAATTTGGGTTCACTTAAATGggatttttcatttcctttctgaAACTGTACTGCCTTGGTAACCCATGTGAGATCGATTAACAGTACCTGTGGattaagaaatttatatatagcAGTTAAGGACTTAAAATTGGCTTGGCTGTCCCTTGTGAATTAAGTCTCTCCACCCTCCAGAAGAGCCATTCAACCATACATTTATCTTGTAAAATAAATGAACTGGGCAACCAACCACGAGATGCATTTTATTCAAGGCTAGTTAGCTAGCTACTTGTGCGCAGATTAACTATCAGTGGATCAAGTACTGAGAGAATTTCAATAGATATAGTATAAGAATTTGTCTTGTCTATAATagcatgatgatgatgaaaatatcATCTTATTTAATGTGTAGCTGTTGCATTTAGTTTCCATTTCAATTCTGGTCCCCCCAGAGAAAATTGAACAAAACTTATTAAACAACTATAAATCCCACTTCTGAAATCTTAAGAATTgatcatatattataatttgattccTTAATACTATATAGAACAAAAGGGGATCGATTCACATGCTATGTATTAAATAATGGAGTTGAATAATATTTGTGAACATGCATTAACAGTTGCTTTAATTATGAAATGGATTATTATAGCTCACTCAAGATATAGCTAGCTGATCACTATAATTAACCTGTGCACGTAGGACTGAAACTATTGCTAAAGTATTTTTGTATCCTGATCAAGATGAGATTAAGGATAAGTATAAGAGATTAATTACCATCTTTGAAAATCTTATCTTGAGACAGTGCAGCGATTCTTTGCTTAAGAGCACTGTTGTCAACATTTAGAAGCAACCTTTGATGGTCTAGATACGCAACCCTTGGTGATAACACAGAGACTTCAGCCTTCATTAAGCACAGAATTCAAACCATACAGAATAATTAGCTAAATAATTATGAAGAGTTGTAAGAGACAATTAAAGGGATAAATGAAAACTACATACTTGCAATGATGTTACACTGCGTTCAAGCTCAGATATGTACTGCAGTTTCCTCACTCGTGATCTTTGAGCAGATTGTCTGTTTGCCAGGATTCTGATAAagcgaaaaaaataataattaaattgtgtAATCACGCAAATTAAGTTAATTACTAGAGCATGATTTCTCATAAAGGCTCtaaattaacattattattgTCTAGTATATATACACGTATATAACTCCAGGAGCactggtttttttctttctctaaaactATCTAGTGGCCGAAAATAATTTCTTCTCAAGCTAATCCTTGAGTCCTTCCTATCCTAATTTAGAGCTTTTGAgatgaccttttcttttcatgttaaaGATTCCTAAATTAACACATGGGGTTGTGGCCTAGTGGTTGAAGAGggacttgttttctttctccaCACCGTTCAAGCCCCACTTGTGTACGCCAGTCACcctcgcggtgccttacatgctcactggacttgcaggatgttcagtgagctcgagaattagttgtggtgcacgcaagctgacccggacaacccgagttaaaaaaataaaaaagaaaaaacctaaattaactGACAAGGACATTAATGCAACAAGATTGCATGTTAGTAGTAATATTTATGGCTTGGGATTCTTTCAGTGGATGAACCAACTAAAAGTAAAGCTTAAAATACACAAAATTATCACAGAAATGCATTAAATTGCAGATCAGAAGGAGGGTTTGAACAATTCACGTTTGCtaacttaattaataataataaaaaaaaaaatacagaatatCGTCGTGTTccgaaaatgaaaaaaatcacctTTTGTTTATTATGTTATGCTTACCTCTTTAACTCTCTTGGGAtcgattttcttttcattagaAGTAGTAGCAGAATTGGTTGCGCTTGGGACGGTACTTGGTGTCTCCCATTCAGATAGACTTTGCCCTTCATCATTCTCATTCCTCACTTTCTGCTGTTGATGTTGCTCAGACAGCGTAGCTTCTTTCTCGTCATTAATGCTGTTATGATCAGACGGCGAAGAAGGTGTGGAGCTTGAATTAGGAGCTGCCACAGCATTTGAGATATCATCGTTAAACATGGACATAAACTGTTCATCATCAAATCTGTCAAAGTCACTGCTACTGTTATGTCGTGATCCTAATCCCGGTGCACCCGTGGAGCGACATTCCTCTAGCATTGTCGGTGCTTCTTCTAGGAATGCAATGGAGTCACTCACCGACCTCCGGTGCGTCCCACGTCTCGTCAACGAGAAGTCGAGGAATTCATCAATCCACGAAGGGTTTTGCGACGCGACAGTAGCGGTGGTGTTAGCGGTAACGGTAGGAATGACCGCATTTGCATCGTGGGGTGGCGATGTCCCCATGATACAAATGGAAGGTGACTTCTTATGAGAGAAATCAGGCCAACTCGGTGTCATATTGTTTGGTATTTTCGGAGGTAATTGTGCCATCTggtattgtattttaat
Protein-coding sequences here:
- the LOC118051317 gene encoding basic leucine zipper 34, translating into MAQLPPKIPNNMTPSWPDFSHKKSPSICIMGTSPPHDANAVIPTVTANTTATVASQNPSWIDEFLDFSLTRRGTHRRSVSDSIAFLEEAPTMLEECRSTGAPGLGSRHNSSSDFDRFDDEQFMSMFNDDISNAVAAPNSSSTPSSPSDHNSINDEKEATLSEQHQQQKVRNENDEGQSLSEWETPSTVPSATNSATTSNEKKIDPKRVKRILANRQSAQRSRVRKLQYISELERSVTSLQAEVSVLSPRVAYLDHQRLLLNVDNSALKQRIAALSQDKIFKDAHQEALRKEIERLRQVYQQQNLKMDKTNSSINQNK